In Pseudobdellovibrio exovorus JSS, the genomic stretch TGTCGCCGGCCATTCACTGGTTCCCCAGTAAAGAGCCTTACCATCACGAATCATCTGATCCATCGCAAAACAAATTTCATGTATCGGGGTTTCTGGATCGTAACGATGGCAATAGGCCACATCCACAAAGTCCGTCTGCAGGCGACGTAAAGAATTATCTATTGCCTGCATTAAATATTTTCTGTTCAAAGTATTCTTAAAATTAATCCGGTTTTCAATTCCCCAGAAAAATTTTGTCGTCAGCACATACTCATTCCGCCCAAGTCCCAAAGACTTGAACGCTTCCGCCATCAATTCTTCGGATTTGCCATTGGCATAAACTTCGGCGTTATCGAAGAAGTTCACTCCGTGATCGAAAGCATATTTGATACAGTCTTTCGCCAGATTATTATCTAACTGTTTACCGAAGGTCACCCATGAACCGAATGACAAGGCACTGACCGAAATTCCTGAATCCCCTAATTTACGATATGGCATATCTGACATAGAAACTCCCTTTGAATAGAAACGCAAAAAACCGCTGACTCACTGGGAGTCAACGGCTTTCATTTCTATCATAATTTCAATTAAGACTGTAACAACTTCAACGCTAATTGTTGTTGTGTGTTAGCTTGGCTTAGAACCGAAGTCGCCGCATTCATTAAGATGTTATTCTTAGCTAATGCTGTCGACTCTGCTGCGATATCAGTATCACGGATACGAGAGTTAGCTGCTGCGAAGTTTTCTTCTGCTGTCGCTAATCCTTGTGA encodes the following:
- a CDS encoding aldo/keto reductase, with amino-acid sequence MPYRKLGDSGISVSALSFGSWVTFGKQLDNNLAKDCIKYAFDHGVNFFDNAEVYANGKSEELMAEAFKSLGLGRNEYVLTTKFFWGIENRINFKNTLNRKYLMQAIDNSLRRLQTDFVDVAYCHRYDPETPIHEICFAMDQMIRDGKALYWGTSEWPATAIDQAFDFAVANGLHRPIVEQPQYNMIHKDKVEKEFAPLYKKMKLGLTTWSPLASGLLTGKYLNGIPEGTRASMPSLSWIRDEIENPMNKKKSQALHEISKQSGISMTHLALGWCVLNPHVSTVILGASRVEQLKENLDVLPHLPQIQKLKAQLDAI